The Gemmata palustris genome includes a region encoding these proteins:
- a CDS encoding M24 family metallopeptidase, producing the protein MFDLSAVQAAIREAGFDGWLLYDFRGLNVLAQRVAGVGPKLSRRWFYFVPATGEPKKLVHAIEPSSLDHLPGANKTVYRKWQDLEAGVGALVSGAKRVAMEYSARNANPYIGRVDAGTIELVKSFGCDVVASGDLIQQFEAVWDEDQEKSHFEAAKLCREAYDVAFGFIASEIKAKGSVLETVVQARIMKHFADNGMTTYSPPIVGAGPHSGDPHFDTAPETDAPIQRGTWVLIDLWAKMNRPRSVYADYTRTAYVGEAVPEQYTKIFNIVAAARDAGIKKVKDTFASGKPLLGWEVDNATRAVIENAGYGEFYTHRTGHNIGQEVHGNGAHIDGLETREDRRVIPRTCFSIEPGIYLPEFGVRSEVDVYIDKDGKVHVTGGEPQTEVHRILV; encoded by the coding sequence ATGTTCGATCTTTCCGCTGTTCAGGCCGCGATCCGCGAAGCCGGTTTCGACGGCTGGCTGCTGTACGACTTCCGCGGGCTGAACGTCCTCGCCCAGAGGGTCGCGGGTGTCGGCCCCAAGTTGTCGCGCCGGTGGTTCTACTTCGTCCCCGCGACCGGCGAGCCCAAGAAGTTGGTTCACGCCATCGAGCCGAGTTCACTCGACCACCTGCCCGGCGCGAACAAGACCGTCTACCGCAAGTGGCAAGACCTCGAAGCCGGGGTCGGGGCGCTCGTGAGCGGGGCAAAGCGCGTCGCGATGGAGTACAGCGCGCGGAACGCCAATCCCTACATCGGGCGCGTCGACGCCGGCACCATCGAACTCGTGAAGTCGTTCGGATGCGACGTGGTCGCGTCGGGTGACTTGATCCAGCAGTTCGAGGCGGTGTGGGACGAGGACCAGGAGAAATCGCACTTCGAGGCCGCGAAACTGTGCCGCGAGGCCTACGACGTCGCGTTCGGTTTCATCGCGAGTGAGATCAAGGCGAAGGGCAGCGTTCTGGAAACCGTCGTGCAAGCCCGCATCATGAAGCACTTCGCGGACAACGGCATGACGACGTACAGCCCGCCGATCGTGGGGGCCGGGCCGCACAGTGGCGACCCGCACTTCGATACGGCCCCGGAGACGGATGCTCCGATTCAACGCGGCACGTGGGTGCTCATCGATCTGTGGGCGAAGATGAACCGCCCGCGCTCGGTGTACGCGGACTACACCCGCACCGCGTATGTGGGTGAGGCGGTGCCGGAGCAGTACACGAAAATCTTCAACATTGTGGCCGCGGCCCGTGACGCGGGGATCAAGAAGGTGAAGGACACCTTCGCCAGTGGAAAGCCGCTACTGGGTTGGGAAGTGGACAACGCGACCCGCGCTGTAATCGAGAACGCCGGGTACGGGGAGTTTTATACCCACCGCACCGGGCACAACATCGGTCAGGAAGTTCACGGCAACGGCGCACACATTGATGGGCTCGAAACGCGCGAGGACCGGCGCGTCATTCCGCGAACCTGTTTCAGCATCGAACCGGGGATTTACCTCCCCGAGTTCGGCGTGCGGAGCGAAGTGGACGTGTACATCGACAAGGACGGCAAGGTCCACGTTACCGGCGGGGAACCGCAGACGGAAGTACACCGAATTTTGGTGTAA
- the rarD gene encoding EamA family transporter RarD, giving the protein MSDPTAAQFRSGLAYGLVAYLWWGMVPLYFAALAKFGVPAWEILAHRIAWSLPIMLVLTMAVAGWSDVFRVLRSRKLVLTLLGSALFLAANWLIYIYATVTGRVVDASLGYYILPLVNAAFATLYLKERLRPAHYPALTLVVIGVAIPCIAVGYLPWIAIALPITFGVYGLVRKQAPVESMTGLTVESLLMLPASLGFLIYLSVRGENHMSANDWGLNALIAFSGIVTVVPLLTYTLSLRRLPLLAVSFIQFLSPTAQMLIAVIWLGEKHRLTPENIAAFACVWAAIGIFIVDAALQAHQKRRRAPHRGTPAVVVTPKFGVLPSAVPRR; this is encoded by the coding sequence GTGTCCGATCCGACCGCGGCGCAGTTTCGGTCCGGCCTCGCTTACGGCTTGGTCGCGTACCTGTGGTGGGGAATGGTGCCGCTGTACTTCGCCGCGCTCGCGAAATTCGGCGTGCCCGCGTGGGAGATCCTTGCGCACCGAATCGCGTGGTCGCTACCGATTATGCTCGTTTTGACGATGGCTGTAGCGGGCTGGAGCGACGTGTTTCGCGTCCTGCGCTCGCGGAAACTGGTTCTCACGCTCCTCGGCTCTGCCCTATTTCTCGCGGCCAACTGGCTCATCTACATCTACGCGACCGTGACCGGGCGCGTGGTCGATGCGAGCCTCGGGTATTACATCCTCCCGCTCGTGAACGCGGCGTTTGCCACGCTCTACCTCAAAGAGCGCCTCCGCCCCGCGCACTACCCCGCGCTCACACTGGTCGTGATCGGCGTCGCCATCCCGTGCATTGCGGTGGGCTACTTGCCCTGGATCGCAATCGCACTGCCCATCACATTCGGAGTGTACGGGTTGGTGCGGAAGCAGGCCCCGGTCGAAAGCATGACGGGGCTGACGGTCGAATCGCTCCTGATGCTCCCGGCGTCACTCGGGTTCCTGATCTACCTCTCGGTTCGTGGCGAAAACCACATGTCCGCGAACGATTGGGGCTTGAACGCACTCATCGCGTTCAGCGGCATCGTGACCGTGGTTCCGCTGCTCACCTACACGCTCTCACTGCGCCGGCTGCCGCTGCTCGCGGTCAGTTTCATCCAGTTCCTTTCGCCGACCGCGCAAATGCTGATCGCGGTGATCTGGCTCGGTGAAAAGCACCGGCTCACGCCGGAAAACATCGCCGCGTTCGCGTGTGTGTGGGCCGCCATCGGCATCTTCATTGTGGACGCGGCTCTGCAAGCGCATCAAAAGCGCCGACGCGCCCCGCATCGCGGTACCCCCGCCGTGGTGGTTACACCAAAATTCGGTGTACTTCCGTCTGCGGTTCCCCGCCGGTAA